One stretch of Comamonas testosteroni DNA includes these proteins:
- the hpaI gene encoding 4-hydroxy-2-oxoheptanedioate aldolase, translating into MPAYNPFKTALCARQPQIGLWLSMADPYLAEAAATTGYDWLLIDGEHAPNDLRSTLAALQAVAPHPVQPVVRVVEGSTALIKQMLDIGVKTLLVPMVDTADQARTIVAATQYPPMGVRGVGSAVGRASRWSSRADYLNVADDEICLLVQAETTTALQNLEAICAVDGVHGVFIGPADLAASMGHRGNPGHPEVQAAIEAAMRTIVASGKAAGTLTSDPALAQRYLNLGCSFVAVGVDVLMFVNAARKLRNQFAGSTVAAPARPGAAY; encoded by the coding sequence ATGCCTGCATACAACCCGTTCAAGACCGCCCTCTGCGCCCGCCAACCCCAGATCGGGCTGTGGCTGTCCATGGCCGACCCCTATCTGGCCGAAGCGGCCGCCACCACGGGCTACGACTGGCTGCTGATCGACGGCGAGCATGCACCCAACGATCTGCGCAGCACCCTGGCCGCCCTGCAGGCTGTGGCCCCGCACCCGGTCCAGCCGGTGGTGCGCGTGGTGGAAGGCAGCACGGCCCTGATCAAGCAGATGCTGGACATAGGCGTCAAGACCCTGCTCGTGCCCATGGTGGACACGGCAGACCAGGCCCGGACCATTGTGGCCGCCACGCAATACCCGCCCATGGGCGTGCGCGGCGTCGGCAGCGCCGTGGGACGTGCCTCTCGGTGGAGCAGCCGCGCCGACTACCTGAATGTGGCCGACGACGAGATCTGCCTGCTGGTGCAGGCCGAGACCACCACGGCCCTGCAGAATCTCGAAGCCATCTGCGCCGTGGACGGCGTGCATGGCGTCTTCATAGGCCCGGCCGACCTCGCGGCCTCCATGGGCCACCGCGGCAACCCCGGCCACCCCGAAGTGCAGGCCGCCATCGAGGCAGCGATGCGGACCATTGTTGCCAGCGGCAAGGCGGCAGGTACCTTGACCTCGGACCCCGCGCTGGCACAGCGCTACCTGAATCTGGGCTGCAGCTTTGTGGCCGTGGGTGTGGACGTGCTGATGTTCGTGAACGCTGCGCGCAAGCTGCGCAACCAGTTCGCCGGCTCCACGGTGGCGGCCCCGGCACGGCCAGGAGCCGCCTACTGA
- a CDS encoding EAL and GGDEF domain-containing protein: MREGDIGAMPPELQLAQLQALDRVMAMAEFGLDGSLQRANDNYLQLMGFTREQSLGRPHRSFCSARLADSARYREIWTHLCAGNAYSGVVERLRSDGSSCWLEATYSPVMDAQGRVMHILKIATDVTQRRAREQAQQEHLRRLSLVADASDTAVVISDGSSRIVHVNGGFTRMFGWRTEEVAGRMPIALLAPQASEAFVDHYRSELRAGQPVGREEIVVGKHGQRYWAKVISNPILDADGRWQYTVSMLTDITRSKMHEALQHRVLEAMARERPLVEVLEMVCLEVERIAPEVTASILEVDAQGLLHPLAGPSLPHSYSALLDGVAIGPNVGSCGTAAWRNAPVLVDDIAHDPLWTDFKHLILPLGFKACWSTPICNSGGKPIGTFAFYYREQLTGDASAFHQQLVDACIHLCALALERELSRARIRQLAFYDGLTGLPNRSLLQAKADQAIASAAGNDEQLAVLFIDLDRFKQVNDSLGHPVGDELLRNVATRLQRVLRSSDIAGRLSGDEFVAVLPQCDAEHVANTIERLQESLAEPLNIADTSLAISASVGIAMFPMDGRDMETLVHRADMAMYQAKSKGRGRFCFFSSEMNRLAQERLALETALRKALKSGGLRLHYQPQIEMATGRLYGVEALARWTHAELGEISPARFIPLAEECGLIADLGSWALEEACRQLSQWRAKGMEVPAVSVNLSPSSFHNLDLPRMIADTLDRNDLVPQDLTLELTESILLDTNPSTMKTINEVHAHGVRLSMDDFGTGYSSLSYLRRLPVSELKLDRSFVADLEHDEAARALSSAILGIGKSLHLTVVAEGVETPTQSVMLCEQGYPVAQGFLFARPLAPKEFEHWLAANPASPVPTAPDAVAA, from the coding sequence ATGCGAGAGGGAGATATTGGCGCGATGCCTCCTGAGCTGCAGCTGGCCCAGCTGCAGGCTTTGGACAGGGTCATGGCCATGGCTGAATTTGGCCTGGATGGGTCATTGCAACGTGCCAATGACAACTATTTGCAGCTAATGGGGTTTACGCGTGAGCAGTCTCTGGGCCGCCCACATCGCAGCTTTTGCTCTGCGCGTCTGGCCGACAGTGCCAGGTATCGGGAAATCTGGACGCATCTGTGCGCAGGCAATGCCTACTCCGGAGTGGTGGAGCGACTACGCAGCGATGGCAGCAGTTGCTGGCTGGAGGCTACCTATTCACCAGTGATGGATGCCCAGGGCCGGGTGATGCATATTCTGAAGATCGCTACCGACGTCACGCAGCGGCGAGCCCGGGAGCAGGCGCAGCAGGAGCACTTGCGTCGCTTGTCCCTGGTGGCCGATGCCTCCGACACGGCAGTAGTCATCAGTGACGGAAGCTCACGCATCGTGCATGTCAACGGCGGCTTTACGCGCATGTTCGGCTGGCGCACCGAGGAGGTCGCGGGCCGCATGCCGATTGCCTTGCTGGCTCCTCAGGCGTCCGAGGCCTTTGTGGACCACTATCGCTCGGAATTGCGCGCCGGCCAGCCTGTGGGGCGTGAGGAAATCGTGGTCGGCAAGCATGGACAGCGCTACTGGGCCAAGGTCATCAGCAACCCCATCCTCGACGCTGACGGGCGCTGGCAATACACGGTTTCGATGCTGACCGATATCACGCGGTCCAAGATGCATGAGGCCTTGCAGCACCGCGTGCTGGAAGCCATGGCGCGCGAGCGGCCGCTGGTGGAGGTGCTGGAGATGGTGTGCCTGGAGGTCGAGAGGATTGCCCCGGAGGTGACGGCATCGATTCTCGAGGTGGATGCCCAGGGGCTGCTCCATCCGCTGGCTGGACCAAGCCTGCCGCATTCTTATTCCGCTCTGCTGGACGGGGTGGCCATAGGGCCGAATGTGGGCTCCTGCGGAACGGCGGCCTGGCGCAACGCGCCGGTGCTGGTGGACGATATTGCACATGATCCGTTGTGGACGGATTTCAAGCACCTGATCCTGCCGCTGGGGTTCAAGGCCTGCTGGTCCACTCCCATCTGCAACAGCGGTGGCAAGCCGATCGGTACTTTCGCGTTCTATTACCGGGAGCAGCTGACCGGGGATGCCTCGGCTTTTCACCAGCAACTGGTGGATGCCTGTATCCATCTGTGCGCCCTGGCGCTGGAGCGTGAGCTGTCGCGCGCGCGCATTCGTCAGCTGGCTTTCTATGACGGCCTGACCGGATTGCCCAATCGAAGCCTGCTGCAGGCCAAGGCCGATCAGGCGATTGCGTCAGCTGCCGGCAATGACGAACAGCTGGCGGTGCTGTTCATCGACCTGGACCGGTTCAAGCAGGTCAATGACTCTCTGGGTCATCCTGTGGGGGATGAATTGCTGCGCAATGTCGCGACGCGATTGCAGCGCGTGCTGCGCAGCTCCGATATTGCCGGGCGTTTGTCGGGTGACGAGTTTGTTGCCGTGCTGCCGCAATGCGATGCGGAGCATGTTGCCAATACCATCGAACGCCTGCAGGAGTCGCTGGCGGAGCCCCTGAATATTGCCGACACCTCGCTGGCCATATCTGCCAGCGTGGGCATTGCAATGTTTCCCATGGACGGACGGGATATGGAGACCCTGGTGCACCGTGCCGACATGGCCATGTACCAGGCCAAGAGCAAGGGGCGCGGCCGTTTCTGTTTCTTCAGCAGCGAAATGAACCGCTTGGCCCAGGAGCGTCTGGCATTGGAGACGGCGCTGCGCAAGGCGCTCAAAAGCGGTGGTCTGCGCCTGCACTATCAGCCCCAGATCGAAATGGCCACCGGCCGTCTGTATGGCGTGGAGGCCCTGGCGCGCTGGACCCATGCCGAGCTGGGCGAGATTTCGCCAGCCCGCTTCATCCCGCTGGCCGAAGAGTGCGGGCTGATTGCCGACCTGGGCAGCTGGGCACTGGAGGAGGCCTGCCGCCAGCTGTCGCAGTGGCGCGCCAAGGGGATGGAGGTCCCCGCAGTGTCGGTGAATCTGTCGCCTTCGAGCTTTCACAACCTGGATCTGCCACGGATGATCGCCGATACGCTGGACCGCAACGATCTGGTGCCGCAGGACCTGACCCTGGAGCTGACGGAAAGCATTCTGCTGGACACCAACCCCAGCACCATGAAGACCATCAACGAGGTTCATGCGCATGGCGTGCGCCTGTCCATGGATGACTTCGGCACCGGCTATTCCAGCCTCAGCTATCTGCGCCGTCTGCCGGTCAGCGAACTCAAGCTGGATCGCAGCTTCGTGGCCGATCTTGAACATGACGAGGCGGCGCGGGCGTTGAGCAGTGCCATTTTGGGCATTGGCAAGAGTCTGCACCTGACCGTGGTGGCGGAAGGCGTGGAGACACCGACGCAGAGCGTGATGCTGTGCGAGCAGGGCTACCCGGTGGCGCAAGGCTTTCTGTTCGCCCGGCCGCTGGCACCGAAGGAGTTTGAGCATTGGTTGGCTGCCAACCCGGCTTCCCCGGTGCCGACCGCGCCAGACGCCGTCGCCGCATGA
- the yjgA gene encoding ribosome biogenesis factor YjgA has protein sequence MSRKPTKGYFVRGKFVAEGSELDLELKAELKGTYDSTKTDLKRESDALQDLGKELMTLRSDLFKRLQLSDQLIDALAEAKRITNFEGKRRQLQYVGKLMRKLTPEQVAAVKQALDEQRNGSASEKMSLQVAEQWRDRLIVEEAALSIWLEHFPGSDVQQLRSLIRQSRKDIEKAKEQAAAAAAAAGPDAEPKEVSKGRAYRDLFQLVREQLASAGKADAAAEDDGDE, from the coding sequence ATGTCACGCAAACCTACCAAAGGCTATTTTGTTCGCGGAAAGTTCGTTGCCGAAGGCAGCGAGCTGGACCTTGAGCTGAAGGCCGAACTCAAAGGCACTTACGACTCCACCAAGACCGACCTCAAGCGCGAAAGCGATGCGCTGCAGGATCTGGGCAAGGAGCTGATGACGCTGCGCAGCGACCTCTTCAAGCGCCTGCAACTGTCAGACCAACTGATCGACGCGCTGGCCGAGGCCAAGCGCATCACCAACTTCGAAGGCAAGCGCCGCCAGCTCCAGTACGTGGGCAAGCTCATGCGCAAGCTGACGCCTGAACAGGTCGCGGCCGTCAAGCAGGCGCTGGACGAGCAGCGCAATGGCTCGGCCAGCGAAAAAATGTCGCTGCAAGTGGCCGAGCAATGGCGCGACCGCCTGATCGTCGAGGAAGCGGCCCTGTCCATCTGGCTGGAGCATTTCCCCGGCTCCGATGTGCAACAGCTGCGCTCGCTGATCCGCCAGTCGCGCAAGGACATCGAGAAAGCCAAGGAACAAGCTGCCGCAGCGGCCGCTGCAGCCGGCCCCGATGCCGAGCCCAAGGAAGTCAGCAAGGGCCGCGCCTACCGCGACCTGTTCCAGCTGGTGCGCGAGCAACTGGCCAGCGCCGGCAAGGCCGATGCGGCCGCCGAGGACGACGGCGATGAGTGA
- the pmbA gene encoding metalloprotease PmbA, translating into MKKPRSSNTSTSSAQAQSAPQAGFSFSQAFFEGLVDQALQHAKKLGATDAGAEASEGCGLSVSVRKGQLETVERNRDKSLGVTVYLGQRRGNASTSDFSEAAIKQTVQAAYDIARFTAEDPFARLPDSADIALPGTHRDLELFHPWDITSEQAAEMALRCEQAAFKTHRRVSNSEGAGVSAQQSHFFTAHTNGFRGGYASSRHSMSVAPIAKLPGKNGEMQRDYWYSSMRNAADLASPEAVGRYAAERTLSRLGSRKIPTTECPVLFESPLAAGLLGSFVQAVSGSALYRKSTFLLDSMGKPIFPKHIDIEEDPFVLGGKGSSPFDEEGVRVQARKVVDAGRVEGYFLSSYSARKLGMKTTGNAGGSHNLVMTSRRTKAGDDLDAMLKKLGTGLFVVELMGQGVNYVTGDYSRGASGFWVENGEIAFPVDEITIAGNLKTMFKGIEAIGADAYNYGAKTVGSMLINRMKVAGS; encoded by the coding sequence ATGAAAAAACCTCGCTCCAGCAATACAAGCACTTCCAGTGCACAGGCCCAATCCGCACCGCAAGCCGGTTTCAGCTTCAGCCAAGCCTTTTTCGAGGGGCTGGTGGACCAGGCTCTGCAGCACGCCAAGAAGCTGGGTGCGACGGACGCAGGCGCCGAGGCTTCCGAAGGCTGCGGCCTGTCGGTCAGCGTGCGCAAGGGCCAGCTGGAGACCGTGGAGCGCAACCGCGACAAATCGCTGGGCGTGACCGTCTATCTGGGCCAGCGCCGGGGCAATGCCAGCACCTCGGACTTCTCCGAGGCCGCCATCAAGCAGACCGTGCAGGCCGCCTACGACATCGCGCGCTTCACGGCCGAAGACCCGTTTGCCCGCCTGCCCGACAGCGCCGATATCGCGCTGCCCGGCACGCACCGTGATCTGGAGCTGTTCCACCCCTGGGACATCACCAGCGAGCAGGCCGCCGAGATGGCGCTGCGCTGCGAGCAGGCCGCCTTCAAGACCCACCGCCGCGTGAGCAACAGCGAAGGCGCGGGCGTCTCGGCCCAGCAAAGCCATTTCTTCACGGCCCATACCAACGGTTTTCGCGGCGGCTATGCCAGCTCGCGCCACAGCATGTCGGTGGCGCCCATCGCCAAGCTGCCCGGCAAGAATGGCGAGATGCAGCGCGACTACTGGTACAGCTCCATGCGCAATGCGGCCGATCTGGCCTCGCCCGAGGCCGTGGGCCGCTATGCCGCAGAGCGCACGCTGAGCCGTCTGGGCAGCCGCAAGATTCCGACCACCGAATGCCCGGTGCTGTTCGAGTCGCCCCTGGCCGCCGGCCTGCTGGGCAGCTTTGTGCAGGCCGTCAGCGGCAGCGCGCTGTATCGCAAGAGCACGTTCCTGCTGGACTCCATGGGCAAGCCTATCTTCCCCAAGCACATCGACATCGAGGAAGACCCCTTCGTGCTGGGCGGCAAGGGCAGCTCGCCCTTCGACGAGGAAGGCGTGCGCGTGCAGGCCCGCAAGGTGGTGGATGCCGGCCGCGTGGAAGGCTATTTCCTGTCCAGCTACTCGGCGCGCAAGCTGGGCATGAAGACCACGGGCAATGCCGGCGGTTCGCACAATCTGGTCATGACTTCGCGCCGCACCAAGGCGGGCGACGATCTGGACGCCATGCTCAAGAAGCTGGGCACGGGTCTGTTCGTGGTCGAGCTGATGGGCCAGGGCGTGAACTATGTGACCGGCGACTATTCGCGTGGCGCCAGCGGTTTCTGGGTGGAGAACGGCGAGATCGCCTTCCCCGTGGACGAAATCACGATTGCAGGCAACCTCAAGACCATGTTCAAGGGCATCGAGGCCATCGGAGCCGACGCCTACAACTACGGTGCCAAGACCGTGGGCTCCATGCTGATCAATCGCATGAAGGTGGCAGGCAGCTGA
- a CDS encoding EamA family transporter — protein MSRPDWLSAIIVIVVWGLNFVVMKWGLAKLSPLLLCALRFAAASLPFLLFVRPPKNLSWVLLAAYGLVQGVGQFGLLFTGMKLGMPAGMASVVLQTQAFITMLLAAAFLHEKPQRWQWLGLLIALAGLLLIGAAHGEGTSDMTLIGFVLTVGAAAMWAGSNLLTRMAAKQGSYEPVSFIVWTSVFPMLPLLLLSLWVDGADSVASQLQSIGWSELGVIAYLAFLSTLLGYGLWTRLLQRYAASTVAPLSLLVPVIGLLSAMLLLGEAPNGLQWLGTLGVLLGMVVNQFGGKWRR, from the coding sequence ATGAGCCGTCCGGACTGGCTCAGCGCCATCATCGTCATCGTGGTCTGGGGTCTCAATTTCGTGGTCATGAAGTGGGGGCTGGCCAAGCTCTCGCCCCTGCTGCTGTGCGCGCTGCGCTTTGCCGCGGCATCGCTGCCATTTCTGCTGTTCGTGCGCCCGCCCAAAAATCTTTCCTGGGTTCTGCTGGCCGCCTACGGTCTGGTGCAAGGGGTTGGGCAATTCGGCCTGCTGTTCACCGGCATGAAGCTGGGCATGCCTGCCGGCATGGCATCCGTGGTGCTTCAGACCCAGGCCTTCATCACCATGTTGCTGGCGGCTGCGTTCTTGCACGAGAAACCGCAGCGCTGGCAATGGCTGGGCTTGCTCATCGCTCTTGCCGGATTGCTGCTGATCGGTGCAGCCCATGGTGAGGGGACATCGGATATGACGCTGATCGGTTTTGTGCTGACCGTGGGCGCCGCTGCCATGTGGGCCGGCTCGAACCTGCTGACGCGGATGGCGGCCAAGCAAGGCTCGTATGAGCCGGTGTCCTTCATCGTCTGGACCAGCGTTTTCCCCATGCTGCCGCTGCTGTTGCTGTCCCTGTGGGTGGATGGTGCGGATTCGGTGGCTTCGCAGCTGCAGTCCATAGGCTGGAGCGAGCTTGGGGTGATCGCCTATCTGGCTTTCTTGTCCACCCTGCTGGGCTATGGTCTGTGGACGCGGTTGCTGCAGCGCTATGCGGCCAGCACCGTGGCCCCTTTGTCGCTGCTGGTGCCGGTGATCGGTCTGCTGTCGGCCATGCTGCTGCTGGGAGAGGCGCCCAATGGCCTGCAATGGCTGGGTACGCTGGGCGTTCTGCTGGGCATGGTGGTCAACCAGTTTGGCGGCAAATGGCGACGCTGA
- a CDS encoding ABC transporter substrate-binding protein, whose product MHRLSQSAPTASLLALALTAAFAAPAMAQEKVKIGFITDMSSLYADVEGKNGAVAIQMAIDDFGGKVLGKPIELLTADHQNKADIAASKAREWIDTQGISLVFGGTNSATALAMAKVAQEKKRVFIDNGAGSSALTNEQCSPYTVHYAFDTVALAKGTGGAVVDTGGKSWFFVTADYAFGHALEADTSKIIEARGGKVLGSVKTPLNASDFSSFMLQAQNSKAQILGLANAGGDTINSIKAAKEFGVTKNMKLAGLLVFFSDIHSLGLKNTEGMQFTAPWYWDMNDGSRKFADAFMAKTQRRPSEIQAADYSATMNYLKAVEKAGTLDADKVMATLKSTKIDDFFGQGYIREDGRYVHDMYLMQVKSPAESKGTWDYYKIIKKLPADQIWTTKAESKCQYWR is encoded by the coding sequence ATGCATCGCTTGTCCCAGTCTGCGCCCACTGCTTCCCTGCTGGCTCTCGCCCTGACGGCGGCCTTCGCGGCTCCCGCCATGGCACAGGAAAAAGTCAAGATCGGCTTCATCACCGACATGTCCAGCCTTTATGCCGATGTGGAAGGCAAGAACGGTGCCGTTGCCATACAGATGGCAATTGACGACTTTGGCGGCAAGGTGCTGGGCAAGCCCATCGAGCTGCTCACGGCCGACCACCAGAACAAGGCCGATATCGCGGCCAGCAAGGCCCGCGAATGGATAGACACGCAAGGCATCAGCCTGGTGTTCGGCGGCACCAACTCCGCCACGGCCCTGGCCATGGCCAAGGTCGCCCAGGAGAAGAAGCGCGTCTTTATCGACAATGGCGCGGGCAGCTCGGCCCTGACCAATGAGCAGTGCAGCCCCTATACCGTGCACTACGCTTTCGATACCGTGGCCCTGGCCAAGGGCACGGGCGGCGCCGTGGTGGACACGGGCGGCAAGAGCTGGTTCTTCGTGACGGCCGACTATGCCTTCGGCCATGCCCTGGAAGCCGACACCAGCAAGATCATCGAAGCGCGCGGCGGCAAGGTGCTGGGCTCGGTCAAGACGCCACTCAACGCCAGCGACTTCTCCAGCTTCATGCTGCAGGCACAGAACAGCAAGGCGCAGATTCTGGGCCTGGCCAATGCGGGCGGAGACACCATCAACTCCATCAAGGCGGCCAAGGAGTTCGGCGTCACCAAGAACATGAAGCTGGCCGGCCTGCTGGTCTTCTTCAGCGACATCCACAGCCTGGGCCTGAAGAACACCGAAGGCATGCAGTTCACCGCCCCCTGGTACTGGGACATGAACGATGGCTCGCGCAAGTTTGCCGATGCCTTCATGGCCAAGACCCAGCGCCGCCCCAGCGAGATCCAGGCCGCCGACTACTCGGCCACCATGAACTACCTCAAGGCCGTGGAAAAAGCCGGCACGCTGGATGCCGACAAGGTCATGGCCACCTTGAAGAGCACCAAGATCGACGACTTCTTCGGCCAGGGCTACATCCGCGAAGACGGCCGCTATGTGCACGATATGTACCTGATGCAGGTCAAGTCGCCAGCGGAATCCAAGGGCACCTGGGACTATTACAAGATCATCAAGAAACTGCCTGCCGATCAGATCTGGACCACCAAGGCGGAAAGCAAATGCCAGTACTGGCGATAA
- the mog gene encoding molybdopterin adenylyltransferase, protein MSDAPVYLHDAVKIGIVSISDRASSGVYEDKGLPALQDWLSRALKNPIQFEPRLIPDEQAGISAALIELVDAGCSLVLTTGGTGPALRDVTPEATLAVAHKEMPGFGEQMRQISLAFVPTAILSRQVAVIRGSSLIINLPGQPKAIAETLEGLKDADGKQKVNGIFAAVPYCIDLIGGPYLETHDEICKAFRPKTAIRAPRTA, encoded by the coding sequence ATGAGTGATGCGCCCGTATATCTTCACGATGCCGTGAAGATCGGCATTGTCTCCATCAGCGACCGCGCCAGCAGCGGCGTCTATGAAGACAAGGGCCTGCCCGCGCTGCAGGACTGGCTGAGCCGCGCGCTCAAGAACCCCATCCAGTTCGAGCCTCGCCTGATTCCCGACGAGCAGGCCGGCATCAGCGCGGCGCTGATCGAGCTGGTCGATGCGGGCTGCAGCCTGGTGCTGACCACCGGCGGCACCGGCCCCGCGCTGCGCGATGTGACGCCCGAGGCCACTTTGGCCGTGGCCCACAAGGAGATGCCGGGCTTTGGCGAGCAGATGCGCCAGATCAGCCTGGCCTTTGTGCCCACGGCCATCCTCTCACGTCAGGTGGCGGTGATACGCGGCAGCAGCCTGATCATCAATCTGCCGGGCCAGCCCAAGGCGATTGCCGAGACGCTGGAAGGCCTCAAGGACGCGGACGGCAAGCAAAAGGTCAACGGCATTTTTGCCGCCGTGCCCTATTGCATCGACCTGATCGGCGGCCCCTATCTCGAGACCCATGACGAGATCTGCAAGGCCTTCCGCCCCAAGACCGCGATTCGCGCGCCTCGCACGGCATAG